GCAGCGTGCTGGTCTTGCCTGCGCCGTTGGGACCCAGCAGGGCCACCGTCTCCCCCTCCGCCACGCGGAACGTCGCATCCCAGACGGCGTGGAAGTCGCCGTACTTCACGTGGAGGCCGACGACTTCAAGCACCCAGCACCTCGGCGCGGCGCTCGCCCAAGTACGCCCGGACAACCTGGGGATCGGCCATCACCGCCTCCGGAGGGCCGTCGGCGATCAGGCGCCCCTGATCGAGGACGACCACTCGATCGCACAGCCGGGCGGTGAGGCGTACGTTGTGCTCGACCATGACGATCGTGAGGCCCAGCTCTTCGTTGAGGCGCCGTACCGTCTGCGCCATATGCTCGAGGTCCTCCTGCACGAGGCCCGCCATGACCTCGTCCAGGCAGAGCAGGCGTGGCCCGGTGCCCAGGGCCCGTGCCATCTCCAGCCGCTTGCGCTCCGGGAGGTTGAGGGAGTCGGCTGGTTGGTCAGCGAGATCGTCCAGGTGCAGCCAGTGCAGGATGCGGCGCGCCTGGGCTCGAGCCTGCCCGACGGTCGCCCCGCGCCCGTACCGCCCGTACAGGTAGCTCACCGTCACGTTGTCGAGGACAGTCATCTGCGCGAAGGGTTGCACGATCTGGAACGTGCGCACCAGGCCGAGCCGACAGACGCGATGGGCGGGGATCCCCGTCACGTCCCGCCCCGCGAACACGACGCGACCGCCATCCGGACGCAGGAAACCGGAGACGACGTGGAACAGTGTCGTCTTGCCGGCTCCGTTGGGGCCGATCAGGCCCAACCTCTCGCGCTCGGTGACCGTGAAGCTCACTCCGTCGAGAGCGATGACGCCCCCGAATCGCTTGCGGATGTCTCGGACCTCCAGCAGCACCGCACCCTCCGACGTACCTACCGAGGGCGCCGGTACGCGGTGTCGGCGAGCTCGCGCGGCCAGACCACGTTCACCTTCCCGTCCTGGATCTGCGCGACGTACGCCGTCTGGTTGCCGTGCCCGTTCAGCACCTGGCCGGCGACCGTCAGGTTCCAGCTGAAGCGGAACGCGCCGATGACCGTGCGGACTTCGAACTGCGGATCGCGCATCGTCTGCGCGATGGCCTCACGGTCCAGGCGGCCGGTTCGCTCGATCGCCGCCCGGATGACGTCCAGGGCCACGATGCGGTTGGCCACCCAGGGCAGGTCGTAGGGGTCGCGTCCCATGCGCTGGAAGATGCGCCGCGAGCGCTCGTCCAGGGCACGGCGTGCGGTGTAGGTGGCCCCGACCACGTCCTCGGCGGTTCCGCCCACCGCCTGGACGAACGGGAAGGCCAGCGCCCGCACGTACGTCTCCTTGGGCCGCAATCCCAGTTCGCGCGCCTGGCGCAAAAACGCGATCGACGGGGCGGTCCAGAGGCCCAGGAACATCACGTCGGGATTGAGGGCGCGCCACCGTGCCAGGACCGCCGAGAAGTCCGAGTGACCGAACGGGACGATCTGCTGGTCGACGATGCGCAGTCCGGCCTCGCGCGCGTACGCGACGGCACCGGCGGTCACGTCGCGCGTATGTGCGCTGTCTTCGTACACGAACGCCACCGTGCGTACGGGTGTGCCCGCGGAAACGCTTTGGCCTACAAGCTCGAAATAGCTGCGCGTCCACCACAGCCCGGGTGCCAGGGTCCCGAACAGGTATCGGAAGTTGCGGGCGAAGATCGCGCGGTCGTTGGCCTCCATCGCGACCATCGGGATGCGCAGGCGCTCGGCGACGGTGGACGCCCGCAGGGTGATCGGGCTGGTCGCCGGGCCGAAGAACATCAGCACGTTGTCGACCGCCGCCAACCGTTCGTACAGCTCCACCGCCTTGTCCGCCGAGCTCTCGTCGTCGTACAGGACCATCTCGACGGGCAGCCGCCGGCCGAGTTCGCGGACCATGATCCCGCCGTCCTCGTTGATCGCGCGGACCCACTCCCGCATGAACTGCTGGTAAACGGGACCCCACTCGGCCGCAAACGGACCGGTCACCGCGAGCGTGCCGCCGAGTCGGATGCTGGGCGCCGGCGCCGCCATCGCTCCCACCGTCAGGAGGCTGAGGGTGATCGCCGCCACGATCCGCACTGCCCACGCCTTGTTCATGGTTCTCCCTCCTCGTGTGTACTCTCCGCCTTTCAGACGTCCATGATCGCCTTTCGCTGACCGCCGTCGAGCGTGATCCACGCGCCGTTCATGAAGCTGGCGCGCTCCGAAGCCACGAACACGACCACCGCGGCCACCTCCTCGGGTGTGCAGATGCGCCCCAGCGGGATGCTCTCGATGGCCCGCCGGCTGGCCTGTTCGATCGACATCCCCTTGTCCCGCGCGTAGGCGGCGACCAGACCATCCCACCGCTCCGTGGCCACCGGGCCGGGGTTGACGGCGTTGACGAGGATCCCGTGAGGGCCGTACTGCTCGGCCAGCGCGGAGGTCATCGCGAGGTCGGCGGCGTTGGCGGCGCTGGCGGTCAGCTCCCAGTACGCCGGTTTGATCCCATCGTTGCCGACCACGTTGACGATCCTCCCGCCGCCCCGCCGCAGCAGGTGGGGGACGGCGGCCTTGGTGCAGCGGACGTACCCCATGAACTTCAGCTGGAGGCTGAGTTGCCAGTCGTCCTCGGTGAGGTCCAACAGCAGCCCGCCGGGGGAGGCGCCGGCGCAGTTGACGAGGACGTCGAGGCCGCCGAAGTGCGCCGCAGCCGCGTCGACGCACCGCTGCGCGTCCTCCCACTTCGTCATGTCCCCCGCAATCCAGAAGACTGGACTGCCGGTCTCGGTGCGGATCGCATCCGCGGCCGCGCGCAAAGCGGGCTCGCCCCGCGCGCAGATCGCCACGCGAGCGCCTTCGCGGGCGAACTCGAGTGCGCAGGCTCGCCCGATGCCCTTGGACCCGCCGGTAATGAACACCACCTTGTCTCGGAGTCCCAGTTCCATCCTTGCCCTCCTTCCCGCCCCGCAGAAGACTATCGCGACTCGTACACGACGGACGTCGCCCGTGCCAACTCCCCATAGAGTTCGGGTCGACGGTCGGCGACGAGATCCATCTCGGGGGTGCGGCGCGATCCTTCGGCCGCATGCAGATCGCAGTCCGCGACCAACAGCGCTTCCTCCGCGTGCGGACCGGGTCCGGCGACGGCGAACCCACTGGGCGCGAACACACCGCTGCAGCCGAGCGCGCGCACCCCTCCGTCTTGGCCTGCGCGGTTGGCGCAGGCGATCCACAGCCGGCTGCCGTATGCGTGGCCGGCAGCCAGGTAGTCCGCACCGCACCACCCGCGGTCGTCCCACGGCCGGGACTTGCCACGGTCTGTCCAGGTCGTCGGCACACAGACGATGTGCGCGCCCCTGAGCATCAGCAGGCGGACCACTTCCGCGAACCTGAGGTCGTAGCAGATCAGCATTCCGATCCGGCCCAAGGGTGTCTGCCAGACACCGGGTGCCGCGTCCCCTGGGTCGAACACCTCTCGCTCGTGGTGGTACAGGTGGGCTTTGCGATAGGCGCCGACCAGGCCCGCCGGTCCTACGAGCACGGCCGTGTTGTACAGACGCGTCCCCAAACGCTCCGGGAGCCCTGCGACCAGGTGCATCCCCGTCTGCGCCGCAATCGCCGTCCACTGCTGCACCGTCGGGCCGTCCAACGGCTCGGCTGCGGATTCCACGTCAGCGCGAGAGCAAAAGTCGTACGACACCGTGGACAACTCCGGGAGCACGGCGAGCGCCGCTCCGGCGTCCGCCGCGCAGCCGAGCAGATCGGCGATGCGCTCCCGCGTGGATGTGGGGTCGTCCCAGCATCCCGCCATCTGGATCACGGCCACCCGTACCTTCATGGCCCGTCCTGCAGGGGCTGCGTGAGTTCGACCAAAAGGCCTTCGACGAGGGGTTGGGCGAGGAACGCGATGAGCGTGTTGCCGGCCCCCGGGCGCGGGTTCGCCTCGCGGAGTTCCACCCCTCGCGCACGCAGCCAGCGCATCGCGTCTTCAATGTCATCGACCTGAAGCGCGACGTGTTGTATCCCCTCGCCGTGCTCGTCCAGCCAACGCCGGTTGAAGTCGTCGGCCAGGGGCTGGATGAGTTCCACGAGCGTTCCCGCCACGGGCACGAACCCGATCCGCAGGACCCCCGGCCCGTAGTCTTCCCAGTGTTGGACCTCCAGTCCCAGGGCGTCGCGCAACGTCCGGGCGACCGCCTGCGCGTCGCGCACGACCACGCCGATGTGGTGGATTCCGCGTACCCTCATGGGTCGACTAGGGCTGCGACCCGCGCCGGTCCGCCGTTTCCTCCTCTGACCGGGACGGGCATCGCGATCAGCGTGAAATGCTGCCGCCCGATCCGATCCAGGTTGATCAGGTTCTCGATGAGGCAGACGTTCGCTCCCAAAGTGATCCGGTGGACCGGATACTTGGGTTGTCCCGCCGGCTTGGCAGGCCCGCCGTCGACGGGGAAGTCCACGGCCAGCGCCCGCGCGCCCCGTTCGACCAGCCAGCGCGCCGCCTCTTCCGACAGGTACGGGTTGTCCTTGTACAGCGACGGATCGTTCCAGTGCGCCTGGGCCCACCCGGTCCACAGGACCACGCGTCGATCCTGTAGCTCCGAGGGACCTTGGATGGCGCCGACGAGGTGATCGACCATCAGTGGTTCTCCCGGCCGCGCCCCAGAGCGTAAGTCCAGCATCACGGCCGGACCGTTCAGCCACTCCAGGGGCACGCGGTCGATGGTCAGTCCGTCGGGCACGAAGTGGTAGGGGGCATCGACGTGGGTGCCGGTGTGGATGCTGAACGTGGCAAAGCCGGTGGACAGACCGTGCAGTTCGTGGTGGTGGATGGGCACGTAGTAGATGTGCGGGTGGCCGGGGACGGGTTGGACTTCTGGGCCCCAGGGGATCGTCAGGTCGACCCACCGCATCCGCTCACTCCCCGACCAGCAACATGCCATCGCGTACGAGGACTTCGCCGTCCACCTCCACCGTCGGGCGCAGCAGCAGGCCGTCGAGGTGGAGTTCACTTGTCACCGTTCCCCCGATGACGTGATTGTCGCCGATCGCGACGTGGACCGAGCCCCGGCTCTTCTTGTCCTCGGTCATGGATCCGATCAGACGCGCCCGGTCGTTGGTGCCGATAGCGAACTCCGCTACGTTGGTGGCGCCCTCATCCGCGGCGGCGATGAGTTGCTTCAGTTGCGCGGCGCCGGTGCCTCCGTCGATGCGGACGACGCGTCCGGCGCGGACGGCCAGACGGATGGGCTCGTCCAGCCGCCCGATCCCGTCCATCGTGTGCTCGACGACCACCACACCCTCCGCGCTGCCTTCCACCGGCGCGATCGCCGCCTCCCCATCGGGCATGGCGGCGAAGGTTCCCGGACCGTTCACGCGTCCGGTGAGCGCCACCGCGGTGCGCCCGGCCACCGACAGGGTCAAGTCCGTTCCGG
Above is a window of Armatimonadota bacterium DNA encoding:
- a CDS encoding ABC transporter ATP-binding protein, yielding MLLEVRDIRKRFGGVIALDGVSFTVTERERLGLIGPNGAGKTTLFHVVSGFLRPDGGRVVFAGRDVTGIPAHRVCRLGLVRTFQIVQPFAQMTVLDNVTVSYLYGRYGRGATVGQARAQARRILHWLHLDDLADQPADSLNLPERKRLEMARALGTGPRLLCLDEVMAGLVQEDLEHMAQTVRRLNEELGLTIVMVEHNVRLTARLCDRVVVLDQGRLIADGPPEAVMADPQVVRAYLGERRAEVLGA
- a CDS encoding amino acid ABC transporter substrate-binding protein, translating into MNKAWAVRIVAAITLSLLTVGAMAAPAPSIRLGGTLAVTGPFAAEWGPVYQQFMREWVRAINEDGGIMVRELGRRLPVEMVLYDDESSADKAVELYERLAAVDNVLMFFGPATSPITLRASTVAERLRIPMVAMEANDRAIFARNFRYLFGTLAPGLWWTRSYFELVGQSVSAGTPVRTVAFVYEDSAHTRDVTAGAVAYAREAGLRIVDQQIVPFGHSDFSAVLARWRALNPDVMFLGLWTAPSIAFLRQARELGLRPKETYVRALAFPFVQAVGGTAEDVVGATYTARRALDERSRRIFQRMGRDPYDLPWVANRIVALDVIRAAIERTGRLDREAIAQTMRDPQFEVRTVIGAFRFSWNLTVAGQVLNGHGNQTAYVAQIQDGKVNVVWPRELADTAYRRPR
- a CDS encoding SDR family oxidoreductase; this encodes MELGLRDKVVFITGGSKGIGRACALEFAREGARVAICARGEPALRAAADAIRTETGSPVFWIAGDMTKWEDAQRCVDAAAAHFGGLDVLVNCAGASPGGLLLDLTEDDWQLSLQLKFMGYVRCTKAAVPHLLRRGGGRIVNVVGNDGIKPAYWELTASAANAADLAMTSALAEQYGPHGILVNAVNPGPVATERWDGLVAAYARDKGMSIEQASRRAIESIPLGRICTPEEVAAVVVFVASERASFMNGAWITLDGGQRKAIMDV
- a CDS encoding nitrilase-related carbon-nitrogen hydrolase gives rise to the protein MKVRVAVIQMAGCWDDPTSTRERIADLLGCAADAGAALAVLPELSTVSYDFCSRADVESAAEPLDGPTVQQWTAIAAQTGMHLVAGLPERLGTRLYNTAVLVGPAGLVGAYRKAHLYHHEREVFDPGDAAPGVWQTPLGRIGMLICYDLRFAEVVRLLMLRGAHIVCVPTTWTDRGKSRPWDDRGWCGADYLAAGHAYGSRLWIACANRAGQDGGVRALGCSGVFAPSGFAVAGPGPHAEEALLVADCDLHAAEGSRRTPEMDLVADRRPELYGELARATSVVYESR
- a CDS encoding VOC family protein, coding for MRVRGIHHIGVVVRDAQAVARTLRDALGLEVQHWEDYGPGVLRIGFVPVAGTLVELIQPLADDFNRRWLDEHGEGIQHVALQVDDIEDAMRWLRARGVELREANPRPGAGNTLIAFLAQPLVEGLLVELTQPLQDGP
- a CDS encoding cyclase family protein, with amino-acid sequence MRWVDLTIPWGPEVQPVPGHPHIYYVPIHHHELHGLSTGFATFSIHTGTHVDAPYHFVPDGLTIDRVPLEWLNGPAVMLDLRSGARPGEPLMVDHLVGAIQGPSELQDRRVVLWTGWAQAHWNDPSLYKDNPYLSEEAARWLVERGARALAVDFPVDGGPAKPAGQPKYPVHRITLGANVCLIENLINLDRIGRQHFTLIAMPVPVRGGNGGPARVAALVDP
- a CDS encoding aminopeptidase; the protein is RNVVRTCARVRVAEQVCIVADTKTLPIAQAILEAAREAGAEPVLVCMTPRRAHGNEPPPIVAGAMRAANVIIQPVTYAITHTDATQQALRQGARVLVLRGITEEIMTGPAMLADYDRIEAVTTTVARRLSEARTIRVRTPAGTDLTLSVAGRTAVALTGRVNGPGTFAAMPDGEAAIAPVEGSAEGVVVVEHTMDGIGRLDEPIRLAVRAGRVVRIDGGTGAAQLKQLIAAADEGATNVAEFAIGTNDRARLIGSMTEDKKSRGSVHVAIGDNHVIGGTVTSELHLDGLLLRPTVEVDGEVLVRDGMLLVGE